From the Spirochaetota bacterium genome, one window contains:
- a CDS encoding MFS transporter gives MSNYRLYGFILLSLLYLTQGIPFGFQVTALPVILRQSGISLTMIGFSSMLALPWMLKIVWAPLVDRFWMHSLGRRKSWLLPLQTLMLVSAYSATHINITLNPVLFGATILVMNFCASVQDVAVDGLAIDILKDSDLGYGNAIQVVGYKMGMLISGGFLVWLSSYIGWHNVFYTIGGLIAVPLFLLIPYKETSMVQNKCNYITIKDIFDHIKKALTQHGMIIILLLIATYKTGETFIDGMFKPFLVDRGFSASQIGLWQGTYGMAASIAGSMIGGVLASRYGIMRGLGISLLTRIVPLCGEWYCTLKPPSEEVIIVITIAEHFFGGMLTTAMFAFMMYIVDKVIGATHYTVLATIEVIGKSPGMWFSGLLADSFGYSYLFGLGIILSIIPIFLFMMVKRALGNYQH, from the coding sequence CTATCGCTTATATGGCTTTATACTTTTATCCCTTTTGTATTTAACACAGGGTATTCCCTTTGGATTTCAAGTTACTGCGCTACCTGTTATTTTACGGCAATCTGGAATATCATTAACAATGATTGGATTCAGTAGTATGCTTGCATTGCCATGGATGCTTAAAATTGTGTGGGCACCGTTGGTTGACAGATTCTGGATGCATTCTTTAGGAAGAAGAAAATCATGGTTGTTACCCTTGCAGACATTAATGCTTGTATCAGCTTATAGCGCCACTCATATAAATATAACTTTGAATCCCGTATTGTTTGGTGCAACTATACTTGTTATGAACTTTTGTGCTTCAGTACAGGATGTTGCGGTTGATGGATTGGCAATTGATATTTTAAAAGATAGTGATCTGGGGTATGGTAATGCCATTCAAGTAGTAGGTTATAAAATGGGTATGCTCATTAGCGGCGGTTTTCTGGTATGGTTGAGTTCATACATTGGATGGCATAATGTTTTTTATACCATAGGTGGTCTTATTGCTGTTCCTTTATTCCTTCTTATTCCCTACAAAGAAACCAGTATGGTACAAAACAAATGTAATTATATAACCATCAAAGATATATTTGACCACATAAAGAAAGCTCTTACACAACATGGGATGATCATCATATTGTTACTGATAGCAACATACAAAACAGGAGAAACATTCATTGACGGAATGTTCAAACCATTTCTAGTTGACCGTGGTTTTTCTGCATCACAAATAGGATTGTGGCAGGGAACGTATGGCATGGCAGCGTCTATTGCAGGTTCAATGATTGGAGGTGTTCTTGCATCCCGATACGGAATTATGAGAGGACTGGGAATTTCATTGCTTACACGCATTGTGCCTTTATGTGGAGAATGGTATTGCACATTGAAACCGCCCTCAGAAGAAGTGATTATCGTTATAACCATCGCTGAACATTTTTTTGGTGGAATGCTGACAACTGCAATGTTTGCGTTCATGATGTATATAGTGGACAAGGTGATTGGGGCAACACATTATACTGTGCTTGCAACCATTGAAGTGATTGGAAAATCACCAGGAATGTGGTTTTCAGGGCTTTTGGCCGATAGCTTTGGGTATTCTTATTTGTTTGGATTAGGTATTATTCTTTCAATAATACCCATATTTCTTTTTATGATGGTTAAGAGAGCATTGGGTAACTACCAACACTAG